From Micrococcus porci, one genomic window encodes:
- a CDS encoding PKD domain-containing protein: MTPSQAHASSCDTAGRKAQLTDDSLIVGQRCHKSSIAEIVGDGLADDQEKSAKATSPTTKVTTLQNACYENLPEPGFENCATQQELICGDQNVAWLQPSTKDTARPEDAPVKGDAFCADGSAAPSAPPQPSRPAVSIDDMGEVIAPEPRILADTDGRGVRNAETNFYSPEAVRHETAVIDGVSVEMRLTPVSFIWDYGDGTAPVTTDVGGNPQDGFDVRTPTSHVYDETGTYEVTLTTVYTGEIRYPGQGWEAVPGTIRRTATPVTADIWTTSTRNVADDCSADASAWGCAGPVEAPNGG; the protein is encoded by the coding sequence GTGACTCCTTCCCAGGCGCATGCCAGCAGCTGCGACACCGCGGGGCGCAAGGCCCAGCTGACCGACGACTCCTTGATAGTGGGCCAGCGTTGTCATAAATCGAGCATCGCCGAAATCGTTGGGGATGGCCTTGCCGACGACCAGGAGAAATCTGCCAAGGCGACATCACCCACCACCAAGGTCACCACCCTCCAGAACGCCTGCTATGAGAACCTTCCCGAGCCGGGCTTCGAGAACTGCGCCACCCAGCAGGAGCTCATCTGCGGGGACCAGAACGTGGCCTGGCTGCAGCCGAGCACCAAGGACACCGCGCGTCCGGAGGACGCCCCCGTCAAGGGGGACGCCTTCTGCGCCGACGGATCCGCCGCCCCGTCCGCGCCACCGCAGCCGTCCCGCCCGGCCGTGAGCATCGACGACATGGGCGAGGTGATCGCCCCCGAGCCCCGGATCCTCGCCGACACGGACGGGCGCGGCGTGCGCAACGCCGAGACGAACTTCTACTCGCCCGAGGCTGTCCGCCACGAGACCGCCGTCATCGACGGCGTCTCCGTGGAGATGCGCCTCACCCCGGTGTCCTTCATCTGGGACTACGGGGACGGCACCGCGCCGGTCACCACGGACGTCGGAGGCAATCCGCAGGACGGGTTCGACGTCCGGACGCCCACCAGCCATGTCTACGACGAGACCGGCACCTACGAGGTCACCCTCACCACGGTCTACACCGGTGAGATCCGCTATCCCGGACAGGGTTGGGAAGCCGTCCCCGGCACCATCCGGCGCACCGCCACACCCGTGACCGCAGACATCTGGACCACGTCCACACGCAACGTCGCCGACGACTGCTCCGCCGACGCCTCCGCCTGGGGCTGCGCCGGTCCCGTCGAGGCGCCGAACGGCGGCTGA
- a CDS encoding metallophosphoesterase family protein, which yields MSETHSTSTAPSRRGVLAGGALAAAGVIAGTAAQAVPAEARGGRHPQGASMPLAFGATRRMKIVQFNDTQGGHAADRRTIEFMGKVLDQEKPDFALINGDVIDGSPTTDVQVKQGLNNFVSPMESRGVKWAVTFGNHDEDSVEEHGTSMTEDRLLEFVRQYKHNVNPPKMDGVPGHTNAQILVRGSRGAAPAFAIWLLDSGRYASEADTHGQSTDGLKSYDWIRPAQIRWYEDASAATEARFGRRTPGLMFCHIPTFEHEMMWHASQAAEEASDHAEAVRRHRITGVKHEDVYHGLVNSGVYASVKERGEVKGIYCGHDHINTYTGDYYGVELGYAPGTGFDPYGLNDGTWDQHTLRGARVFELDERNASVYAGATRIVWARDLGIDMNPEGQPLATPVPFPPYVKA from the coding sequence ATGTCCGAGACCCACTCCACCTCGACCGCTCCCTCCCGCCGCGGCGTGCTCGCCGGGGGAGCGCTGGCCGCCGCCGGCGTGATCGCCGGCACCGCCGCGCAGGCCGTCCCGGCCGAGGCCCGTGGTGGGCGCCACCCGCAGGGCGCCTCCATGCCGCTGGCATTCGGCGCCACGCGTCGCATGAAGATCGTCCAGTTCAATGACACGCAGGGCGGGCACGCCGCCGACCGCCGCACCATCGAGTTCATGGGGAAGGTGCTCGACCAGGAGAAGCCCGACTTCGCCCTGATCAACGGCGACGTCATCGACGGCTCACCCACCACCGACGTCCAGGTCAAGCAGGGGCTGAACAACTTCGTCTCCCCGATGGAGTCCCGTGGCGTGAAGTGGGCCGTCACCTTCGGCAATCACGACGAGGACTCCGTGGAGGAGCACGGCACCTCCATGACCGAGGATCGCCTCCTCGAGTTCGTGCGCCAGTACAAGCACAACGTGAACCCGCCGAAGATGGACGGTGTCCCCGGCCACACCAACGCGCAGATCCTGGTGCGCGGCTCCCGCGGCGCCGCCCCGGCCTTCGCGATCTGGCTGCTGGACTCCGGCCGCTACGCCTCCGAGGCGGACACCCACGGCCAGTCCACGGACGGCCTGAAGTCCTACGACTGGATCCGCCCGGCCCAGATCCGCTGGTATGAGGACGCCTCCGCCGCCACCGAGGCCCGCTTCGGCAGGCGCACCCCCGGTCTCATGTTCTGCCACATCCCCACGTTCGAGCACGAGATGATGTGGCACGCCTCCCAGGCCGCCGAGGAGGCCTCCGACCACGCCGAGGCCGTCCGCCGCCACCGCATCACCGGCGTCAAGCACGAGGACGTCTACCACGGCCTGGTCAACTCCGGCGTCTACGCCTCCGTCAAGGAGCGCGGTGAGGTCAAGGGCATCTACTGCGGCCACGACCACATCAACACCTACACCGGCGACTACTACGGCGTGGAGCTCGGCTACGCGCCCGGCACCGGCTTCGACCCCTACGGCCTCAACGACGGCACCTGGGACCAGCACACCCTGCGTGGCGCCCGCGTGTTCGAGCTCGACGAGCGCAACGCGTCGGTGTACGCCGGCGCCACCCGCATCGTCTGGGCCCGCGACCTCGGGATCGACATGAACCCGGAGGGCCAGCCGCTGGCCACGCCCGTCCCTTTCCCGCCCTACGTGAAGGCCTGA
- a CDS encoding DUF6318 family protein, which produces MTLPAPRRTLRRRRLARTGALSGALLLALTACAGGGADSGASSASTTTTAPAASSTSAAASSSTGGASASESDATTSGAAGEYVPASSKGPAQNVPKPVMPAAVKENTPEGAEAAVKYWWEAVNYLQQTNDPEPLKSISMEECNLCSAHIKTIKRIYGDGGWATGENFAVNSVSMEKKKDFTLATVAISTDDSATFNADGVKVDQAPADAGTDAPWGVLLKFDSNKGQWVVREAEYDFQEG; this is translated from the coding sequence ATGACCCTGCCCGCACCCCGGCGCACCCTGCGACGCCGTCGACTCGCCCGGACGGGCGCCCTGAGCGGCGCCCTGCTGCTGGCCCTCACCGCATGCGCCGGCGGCGGTGCGGACTCCGGCGCGTCGTCCGCGTCCACCACTACGACGGCGCCCGCCGCCTCGTCCACGTCCGCGGCGGCGTCGAGCTCCACCGGCGGGGCGTCGGCATCGGAGTCGGACGCAACGACCTCTGGCGCAGCCGGTGAGTACGTGCCGGCCTCCTCGAAGGGGCCCGCGCAGAACGTCCCGAAGCCGGTCATGCCCGCCGCGGTGAAGGAGAACACCCCCGAGGGAGCCGAGGCCGCGGTGAAGTACTGGTGGGAGGCGGTCAACTACCTGCAGCAGACGAATGATCCGGAACCGCTGAAGTCGATCTCGATGGAAGAGTGCAATTTGTGCTCCGCTCACATCAAGACAATCAAGCGCATCTATGGCGATGGCGGATGGGCCACCGGGGAAAACTTCGCGGTCAATTCTGTTTCCATGGAAAAGAAGAAAGACTTCACTCTGGCGACAGTTGCCATCTCGACCGATGACTCCGCCACCTTCAACGCCGACGGCGTGAAGGTCGACCAAGCTCCTGCTGACGCCGGCACGGATGCACCGTGGGGTGTCCTCCTAAAATTTGACTCCAACAAGGGTCAATGGGTGGTCCGGGAGGCGGAATATGACTTCCAGGAGGGGTGA